ATTGTCGAAGTGGGCAACAACTACGGTACCATTGTGGTCAATGACGAGCGGCGCACCAAGATGGAGCGCCTGTTACGCGGATCGGTGGCGACGGAAGTGGTGCGGCGGGCGGCGACTAGCGTTCTGGAGGTGCGATGATGGCGGAATTCAAACTGTGGTGTTTTGGCGAGAGTGGCAATTCCTATAAAGCCGCGCTGATGCTCAATCTGTGCGATCTGGAATGGCGGCCGGAACTGGTCGATTTCTTCAATGGCGAGACGCGCGGCGATGCGTATCGCTCTGATGTGAATGAAATGGGCGAAGCGCCGGTGCTGGACCACAATGGCAAAATGCTCAGCCAGTCCGGCGTGATCCTCGATTATCTGTCATCCCTGACCGGTAAATTCTCCGGCCGCGATGCGGATGAGCGGCGCGAAATCTTGCGCTGGATCCTGTGGGATAATCACAAATTCACCAGCTACATCGCCACGCTGCGATTCCTGGTCACGCTGGCCAAAACCGGCGATCCTGCCGTGATTGAATGGCTGCGCGGGCGGGTGAATGGATCGATGGGTGTGCTGGACAAGCACCTCGCAGGCCGGGCATTCCTGCTCGGTGACAGGCCTACCATCGCTGACATTTCACTGGTGGGGTATCTCTATTACGGTGATGAATTGCCGTTCGAAGTGCTGCCGCATGTGACGGCTTGGACCGAGCGGGTCAAGGCGCTGCCACATTGGAAGCATCCGTATGATCTGATGCCGAGGAAGGCGAAGGCTTGAAAAGAAACGCCCGTTTACGCGGGCATGACGTGATCGCGAATAGCAGCGGGGAAGTTAACCCGCCTGCTCTTCCATCGAGTCGAGATATTCGTTCAGGTGGTCGAAATCTTCGAAGCGCATCCAACCTTCATCGGTTTCGGCTTCGATCGTGTCATCGGAAAGCACGCGTGCGGCGCGGCCACGGATGACTTTTTCCTCGACGACAAACAGGCCTTCGGCACCCGATGCGCTTTGAGCGGCCTCGGCATGATCTTCCGGTCCGGGGCGATCATCATCTTCAGCGGCGTCTGCTGCATCCATCCCACCGATGGATTTGATGATGTCTTTCTTGGCCTGTTCCAGCGCGTTGATCGTGTCGGTCACTTGCACGCCGGCACCCTTCAGCGCGGCGTCGGCTT
This genomic interval from Aestuariivirga litoralis contains the following:
- a CDS encoding glutathione S-transferase family protein; translated protein: MAEFKLWCFGESGNSYKAALMLNLCDLEWRPELVDFFNGETRGDAYRSDVNEMGEAPVLDHNGKMLSQSGVILDYLSSLTGKFSGRDADERREILRWILWDNHKFTSYIATLRFLVTLAKTGDPAVIEWLRGRVNGSMGVLDKHLAGRAFLLGDRPTIADISLVGYLYYGDELPFEVLPHVTAWTERVKALPHWKHPYDLMPRKAKA